The following are encoded together in the Bradymonas sediminis genome:
- the dapB gene encoding 4-hydroxy-tetrahydrodipicolinate reductase has protein sequence MENKIFVAIVGAAGRMGVELLENASPLGDISITDALVRPGSDVVGTSLGPDAVHASSDFETAIDNATVVIDFSTPESCLRAAAIAAKTGTPFVSGTTGLTAEQVDELHGYSSDIAMLWASNFSVGVNSLERLVELASRAVGEDFDIEIMEAHHRHKVDAPSGTARFLGEAAARGRGQTLEDHACYARHGQVGPRAPAEIGFQTIRGGDIVGEHTVFLCADGERLELTHRATDRGIFARGALRAAKWISTQPAGWYSMQDVLFGKS, from the coding sequence ATGGAAAACAAAATCTTTGTCGCGATTGTAGGCGCCGCCGGGCGCATGGGCGTGGAGTTGCTAGAGAACGCCTCGCCGCTCGGGGATATCAGCATCACCGACGCGCTGGTGCGCCCGGGCAGCGATGTTGTAGGCACCAGCCTGGGGCCCGACGCCGTGCACGCGAGCTCAGATTTTGAAACCGCCATCGACAACGCGACCGTGGTCATCGACTTCTCGACCCCGGAGAGTTGCCTGCGCGCCGCGGCGATCGCCGCCAAAACCGGCACGCCCTTTGTCTCGGGCACGACCGGCCTAACCGCCGAACAGGTCGACGAGCTTCACGGCTATTCGAGTGACATCGCGATGCTATGGGCCTCGAATTTCTCGGTCGGCGTCAACTCCCTGGAGCGCCTGGTCGAGCTGGCCAGCCGCGCCGTGGGCGAAGACTTCGACATCGAGATCATGGAGGCCCATCACCGCCACAAGGTCGACGCCCCCAGCGGCACCGCGCGCTTTTTGGGCGAGGCCGCCGCGCGGGGACGAGGGCAAACACTCGAAGACCACGCGTGCTACGCGCGCCACGGTCAGGTTGGCCCACGCGCGCCCGCAGAGATTGGATTCCAGACAATTCGCGGCGGCGATATCGTCGGCGAGCATACCGTCTTTTTATGCGCCGACGGCGAGCGCCTCGAGCTCACCCACCGCGCCACCGACCGCGGCATCTTCGCCCGCGGCGCACTGCGCGCCGCCAAGTGGATAAGCACCCAACCCGCCGGCTGGTATAGCATGCAGGATGTGCTCTTCGGCAAAAGCTAA
- a CDS encoding NADH-quinone oxidoreductase subunit N, which produces MFNALLMVQFNTLAMLTPPMMSEYLAVVPAAIAAVTALLVILIDGFHRGDQGRGYLANFSAVGLGVLVLSCWMLWDKSLELPAFHGMLYLDKFTLLFAVLAGAAGILTMMMSPRYLRSHLMDRAEFYVLVLFSISGVIILAGAADLLTFFLGFEVMSIPVYVVAGFLRKDSRSAEAGMKYFFLGAFSAGMMLYGIALIYGITGTTNLEYIGLQLTELMANPESAKASLGMVAFGVLLILSGLAFKASSVPFHFWTPDVYTGAPSTGTGFMATAVKAGAFAAIMRVFLIAFSIPELQGGFFGYGWVDAFLFIAAASMLLGNLVAIKQDNVKRMLAYSSIAHAGYILLGFTAAASRPEFFVLNDAVIFYLFTYTFATLGAFGVLAWFGRRGETAETYDQLAGLGFKYPVIGLCMGIFMFSSAGIPPLAGFVGKLYIFQAAVEVGSATGEFAFIGLSIFAVLTSLAGVYYYLRVIVSMYMKPVTRDIRPAASKGARYAIVVCAILTLYIGIVPGRVMGWATEAMVDFRGAPAAVQEVIEAGRADLERLEQRKIANEAK; this is translated from the coding sequence ATGTTTAATGCACTTTTGATGGTCCAATTTAACACCCTGGCGATGCTGACGCCGCCGATGATGAGCGAGTATCTTGCGGTGGTGCCTGCCGCGATCGCCGCCGTCACGGCGCTGCTGGTCATCCTGATCGATGGTTTCCATCGCGGGGACCAGGGGCGCGGGTATCTCGCGAATTTCTCGGCTGTCGGGCTGGGCGTGTTGGTATTGAGCTGCTGGATGCTCTGGGATAAGAGCCTGGAGTTGCCGGCGTTCCACGGGATGCTCTACCTGGATAAGTTCACGCTCCTGTTCGCGGTGCTTGCCGGCGCGGCCGGTATCCTGACCATGATGATGAGCCCGCGCTACCTGCGCAGCCATCTGATGGACCGGGCCGAGTTCTATGTCCTGGTGCTCTTTAGCATCTCGGGCGTGATTATTCTGGCCGGCGCGGCTGACCTGTTGACCTTCTTCCTCGGCTTCGAGGTGATGTCGATTCCGGTCTACGTGGTCGCAGGCTTCTTGCGCAAAGACTCGCGCAGCGCCGAAGCCGGAATGAAGTACTTCTTCCTGGGCGCGTTCTCCGCGGGCATGATGCTCTACGGTATCGCCCTTATTTACGGCATCACCGGCACCACCAACCTCGAGTATATTGGCCTGCAGCTCACCGAACTGATGGCGAACCCCGAGTCGGCGAAAGCCTCGCTTGGCATGGTCGCATTCGGTGTCCTGCTTATCCTGTCGGGTCTTGCGTTCAAGGCATCGTCGGTGCCGTTCCACTTCTGGACCCCGGACGTCTACACCGGCGCGCCAAGCACCGGCACCGGCTTCATGGCCACCGCGGTCAAAGCGGGCGCCTTCGCCGCCATCATGCGCGTCTTCCTTATCGCCTTCTCGATTCCGGAACTGCAGGGCGGTTTCTTCGGCTACGGCTGGGTCGACGCGTTCCTGTTCATCGCCGCTGCCTCGATGCTCCTGGGTAACCTGGTCGCCATCAAACAAGACAACGTCAAGCGCATGCTCGCCTACTCGAGTATCGCGCACGCCGGTTATATCCTGCTCGGCTTCACGGCCGCTGCCAGCCGCCCCGAGTTCTTCGTGCTCAACGACGCGGTGATCTTTTATCTGTTCACCTACACCTTCGCGACCCTCGGCGCCTTCGGCGTCCTGGCCTGGTTCGGCCGTCGTGGCGAAACCGCTGAGACCTACGACCAGCTCGCCGGACTCGGGTTTAAATACCCGGTCATCGGTCTGTGCATGGGTATCTTCATGTTCTCCAGCGCGGGCATTCCGCCGCTGGCTGGCTTCGTCGGTAAACTCTATATCTTCCAGGCGGCGGTCGAAGTTGGCTCCGCCACCGGTGAGTTCGCGTTCATCGGCCTGTCGATCTTCGCGGTCCTTACCAGCCTCGCCGGCGTCTACTACTACCTGCGCGTTATCGTCAGCATGTATATGAAGCCGGTGACCCGCGACATTCGCCCCGCGGCGAGCAAAGGCGCGCGTTACGCCATCGTCGTCTGCGCGATTCTTACGCTCTACATCGGCATCGTCCCGGGCCGCGTGATGGGCTGGGCGACCGAGGCCATGGTCGACTTCCGAGGTGCGCCGGCTGCGGTGCAGGAAGTCATCGAGGCCGGTCGTGCTGACCTCGAGCGACTGGAGCAACGCAAAATCGCCAACGAGGCGAAATAA
- a CDS encoding tetratricopeptide repeat protein, with protein sequence MKQQMSESTERADRVADAAINHDEAASAELAAKMAAFAQRVLNGERTADLFGIGDGFIDDAVAQAYQFYGVKSFDKAETLLRGVMALDATRAYPHLLLGDILLQKSDYGAAMKQFERAHELNPEDGEILAKLGEAKLRAGHADEANRFLLAAIDVLPSGSQHHKRSSVLQNIAQCSSRETSAAGHP encoded by the coding sequence ATGAAGCAGCAGATGAGCGAATCGACGGAGCGAGCCGACAGAGTTGCTGACGCGGCCATCAATCACGATGAGGCGGCGTCGGCGGAGCTCGCCGCAAAGATGGCGGCGTTCGCCCAGCGGGTGCTCAATGGGGAGCGCACGGCTGATCTATTTGGCATTGGGGATGGGTTTATCGACGACGCGGTTGCCCAGGCCTATCAGTTCTACGGGGTGAAGAGCTTCGACAAGGCCGAGACCTTGTTGCGCGGGGTTATGGCGCTCGACGCTACGCGGGCGTATCCGCATTTGCTTCTGGGAGATATCCTGCTGCAGAAGTCAGACTACGGCGCGGCGATGAAGCAATTTGAGCGCGCTCATGAGTTGAACCCCGAAGACGGGGAGATCCTGGCCAAGCTCGGTGAGGCGAAGCTTCGTGCGGGGCATGCGGATGAGGCGAATCGCTTCTTATTGGCCGCGATCGACGTGCTCCCGAGCGGCTCGCAGCATCACAAGCGCTCGAGTGTTTTGCAGAATATCGCCCAATGCAGCAGTCGTGAAACCAGTGCCGCGGGGCATCCGTGA
- a CDS encoding choice-of-anchor D domain-containing protein, translating to MQFFKRHSGALVILLSCLALGLTLGACSDSEGEGSIVTGTSGRLLVQPLNVSFSQVALGETQVQDVTLTNIHPSESLTIYSVALAARDGGRVADLKLLDKPTAEFKLAAEESRTVKVEYRATGEANRAKIDVVSSDPNYGRETPFSLNVDTQANRPQISFSPRTVSFPPVGQARQRPLTIYNYGTAPLIIYDVGYSGSSEFSIDPLSDSEVVLQPYQASLAAQNPSAYGLEVMVHYRPQGAGSAGVGKIRVESNDTQEGTQESGRGIQYVDVLANAVAPCIMVDGSVRNIGPVPVGAVRPHTVLVTNCGSEALVISNIEILENSASNEFSLDFGSWAVEADGSLAESVTIAPNEDTTFRVDYAPREVGSDTGKLLIESNDPAQPEFEVDLVARGSDGVCPVASLQAKVRGETGAGRPTISATPLDYIVLDASGSHDPDGQVVSYEWTALQVPDGTEVDLGPTVEDSADADPSRREFRALLTGTYKLGLEVVDNEGFTSCNQAVATIVAIPNKKIHIELTWHNPEDPDETDANGSDLDLHFVKLGPGKWFESPYDIYFRNSNNSGGGIWNPESPRLDIDDIDGMGPENITLDDPVNCEWYGVGVHYYREAFGTAYATIRIYINENLVFEALNKPMARGNQFWDVGRIHWNQAGSPGFHVYEVDELMPARPAEQPPLVSQSMVNSGLCTIRDLY from the coding sequence ATGCAGTTTTTCAAGCGGCACTCTGGGGCGTTGGTTATTCTGCTGAGTTGTCTTGCCTTGGGGCTTACGCTGGGCGCGTGTAGCGACTCTGAGGGCGAAGGGAGCATCGTCACGGGGACCTCGGGCCGGCTCTTGGTTCAGCCCTTGAACGTCTCTTTTTCGCAGGTCGCCCTGGGCGAGACCCAGGTGCAAGATGTCACGCTTACCAACATCCATCCCAGCGAGTCGCTCACGATCTATAGCGTCGCGCTCGCTGCGCGCGATGGCGGCCGCGTCGCTGACCTGAAATTGCTGGACAAGCCTACGGCTGAGTTCAAGCTCGCGGCCGAGGAGTCACGCACCGTTAAGGTCGAGTATCGCGCGACCGGTGAAGCTAATCGTGCGAAGATCGACGTGGTGAGCAGTGACCCGAATTACGGGCGAGAGACCCCGTTTTCGCTCAATGTCGATACCCAGGCCAACCGGCCCCAGATCTCGTTTTCGCCGCGCACCGTGAGTTTCCCTCCGGTCGGTCAGGCCCGGCAACGCCCGTTGACGATCTATAATTACGGCACCGCGCCGCTGATTATCTATGACGTTGGCTATTCGGGAAGTTCGGAGTTCTCGATTGACCCGCTGTCAGACAGCGAGGTTGTTTTGCAACCCTACCAGGCTTCGCTCGCCGCGCAGAACCCGAGCGCCTATGGCCTCGAGGTGATGGTTCATTACAGGCCGCAAGGCGCCGGAAGCGCCGGCGTTGGCAAGATTCGGGTGGAATCAAATGACACCCAGGAGGGTACCCAAGAAAGCGGGCGTGGCATCCAATACGTGGATGTGCTGGCCAACGCGGTGGCTCCTTGCATTATGGTGGACGGCAGCGTGCGCAATATTGGTCCGGTCCCTGTCGGGGCCGTTCGTCCTCACACGGTGCTCGTGACCAATTGTGGCTCCGAGGCGTTGGTGATTTCAAATATCGAAATCCTCGAGAACTCCGCCAGCAACGAGTTCTCACTTGATTTTGGCTCATGGGCCGTTGAGGCCGATGGTTCACTGGCCGAGAGCGTAACCATCGCGCCCAACGAGGACACGACCTTTCGCGTGGACTACGCCCCGCGCGAGGTTGGAAGTGACACGGGGAAGCTGCTCATCGAGAGCAACGACCCGGCTCAACCTGAGTTCGAAGTGGACCTGGTCGCGCGCGGCTCAGACGGTGTTTGCCCGGTGGCAAGCCTGCAGGCAAAGGTGCGCGGCGAGACCGGCGCGGGGCGCCCCACGATCAGCGCCACGCCCCTTGATTATATCGTGCTCGACGCCTCCGGCAGTCACGACCCCGACGGCCAGGTCGTGAGCTATGAGTGGACCGCGCTGCAGGTGCCTGACGGCACCGAGGTGGACCTTGGCCCCACGGTCGAAGACAGCGCCGACGCGGATCCCTCAAGGCGCGAGTTTCGCGCGCTGCTGACCGGTACCTATAAGTTGGGGCTTGAAGTCGTCGACAACGAAGGGTTCACCTCCTGCAATCAGGCGGTGGCGACCATCGTGGCGATCCCGAATAAGAAGATCCATATCGAGCTGACCTGGCATAACCCCGAGGACCCCGACGAGACCGACGCCAATGGCAGCGACCTCGACCTTCATTTTGTGAAGTTAGGGCCCGGAAAATGGTTCGAGTCGCCCTATGATATCTATTTTCGAAACTCGAATAATAGCGGCGGCGGCATCTGGAATCCCGAGAGTCCGCGACTCGACATCGATGATATCGATGGAATGGGGCCGGAGAATATCACCCTGGACGACCCGGTGAATTGCGAGTGGTACGGGGTGGGGGTGCACTATTATCGTGAGGCGTTCGGCACCGCCTACGCAACGATTCGAATTTATATCAACGAAAACCTTGTGTTCGAGGCGCTTAATAAGCCGATGGCGCGGGGCAATCAGTTCTGGGATGTTGGGCGAATCCACTGGAACCAGGCGGGCTCGCCGGGCTTTCATGTCTACGAGGTCGATGAGTTGATGCCGGCCAGGCCGGCTGAGCAACCGCCGCTGGTGAGCCAATCAATGGTCAATAGCGGGTTGTGCACGATTAGGGACTTGTATTAG
- a CDS encoding ATP-dependent helicase has translation MKRYTIKKKSRSGAGNIDYDTLLNEQQRAVVTAGAGPMLVIAGAGSGKTHTLTYRVAHLVDRGVAPENILLLTFTNKSARAMIERVSDLLNINATSLWGGTFHSVGNRILRREATRLGYGEEYGILDSQDAATLMRACVADAKVGHLEKHFPRGGVLTRIYSYCANTQRTVEEILADQYPHFEELAESIRRVFRLYQTRKLEMSLMDFDDLLINWKILMQTHPEVLREYAAKFEHILVDEYQDTNHLQGEIIDLMASIHENLMVVGDDCQSIYAFRGADYRNILEFPQRYERCRVYKLETNYRSTPEILDLANASIHFNENQFQKTLVSARDAGERPALIKLRGVSQQAEFVCQRILELADEGQSLDQMAVLYRSHHHALELQVEMTRAKIPYVVRSGIRFFEQAHIKDVLSYLKFLFNPRDEISFMRMAGQWRGIGSKRSQDIWMYVQSQPDPMSAITDPKLLGALPKRASASWSDASKLLGSLRDKRLTSSPSQLIDSILGSKFRDHLQRTYDKPDNRLADLEQLSVYSDSFNDIDHFLGEISLLSGLSGQEILVGGDKPDEYVTLSSIHQSKGLEWTTVFGLWLSEGQFPGSRAETQEEIEEERRLFYVMATRAREELYLCQPMIQQGKSGRRTVLRESQFIEELRYLKDGQPKPFEEWLVDG, from the coding sequence ATGAAGCGATATACAATTAAAAAGAAGTCGCGCTCCGGCGCGGGCAATATTGACTACGACACGCTTCTCAATGAGCAGCAGCGTGCGGTCGTGACCGCGGGGGCCGGGCCGATGCTGGTCATCGCCGGGGCGGGGTCCGGCAAGACGCATACGCTGACGTATCGCGTGGCCCATCTGGTGGATCGCGGGGTCGCGCCGGAGAATATCCTGCTGCTGACCTTCACCAATAAATCGGCGCGCGCGATGATCGAGCGGGTCAGCGACCTGCTCAATATCAACGCCACCTCGCTATGGGGCGGGACCTTTCATAGCGTCGGCAACCGCATCCTTCGCCGCGAGGCGACCCGCCTTGGGTATGGAGAGGAGTACGGGATTTTGGACTCCCAGGACGCCGCGACCCTGATGCGCGCGTGCGTGGCGGACGCCAAGGTCGGCCACCTCGAGAAGCATTTCCCCCGCGGCGGCGTGCTCACCCGCATCTATAGCTATTGTGCCAACACCCAGCGCACCGTCGAAGAGATACTCGCCGACCAATACCCCCATTTCGAGGAGCTGGCTGAGTCGATTCGCCGGGTGTTTCGCCTCTATCAGACCCGCAAGCTCGAGATGTCGCTGATGGATTTCGATGATCTTCTGATCAATTGGAAAATCCTGATGCAGACCCACCCGGAGGTGCTGCGCGAATATGCCGCGAAATTCGAGCATATTCTGGTCGACGAATACCAGGACACCAACCACTTGCAGGGCGAGATTATCGACCTGATGGCGTCGATCCACGAGAACCTGATGGTCGTGGGTGACGATTGCCAGAGTATTTACGCGTTTCGCGGGGCGGATTACCGAAATATCCTCGAGTTTCCGCAGCGTTATGAGCGCTGCCGGGTCTATAAACTTGAGACAAATTATCGCTCGACGCCCGAGATTCTCGACCTCGCCAACGCCTCCATCCACTTCAACGAGAATCAATTCCAGAAGACCCTGGTGAGCGCGCGCGACGCCGGCGAGCGCCCTGCCCTGATCAAGTTGCGCGGGGTGTCACAGCAGGCCGAATTTGTGTGCCAGCGCATCCTCGAATTAGCCGACGAGGGCCAGTCGCTCGACCAGATGGCGGTGCTGTATCGCTCGCATCATCACGCCCTGGAATTACAGGTGGAGATGACCCGGGCGAAGATCCCCTATGTGGTGCGCTCGGGGATTCGATTCTTCGAGCAGGCCCATATCAAAGACGTGCTGAGTTATCTTAAATTTCTCTTTAACCCGCGCGACGAAATCAGCTTTATGCGCATGGCCGGCCAGTGGCGCGGCATCGGGAGCAAGCGCTCTCAGGATATCTGGATGTATGTGCAGAGCCAGCCCGATCCGATGAGCGCTATTACCGACCCTAAACTGCTCGGCGCGCTGCCCAAACGGGCGAGCGCGTCCTGGAGCGACGCGTCCAAGCTGCTCGGAAGTCTTCGGGATAAACGCCTGACCTCGTCGCCGTCCCAACTCATCGACTCGATACTTGGCAGCAAATTTCGCGACCACCTACAGCGAACTTATGACAAGCCCGACAACCGACTCGCCGACCTCGAACAGCTCAGCGTCTATTCGGATAGCTTCAATGATATCGACCATTTTCTGGGCGAAATATCGCTGCTCTCGGGCCTCTCGGGACAGGAGATTCTGGTCGGGGGTGATAAGCCCGATGAGTACGTCACGCTCTCCTCAATTCACCAATCGAAGGGATTGGAGTGGACGACGGTCTTTGGGCTCTGGCTCTCCGAGGGGCAATTCCCCGGCTCACGCGCCGAGACCCAGGAGGAAATAGAAGAGGAGCGGCGACTCTTCTATGTGATGGCGACGCGCGCCCGCGAGGAGCTTTATCTCTGCCAGCCGATGATCCAACAGGGTAAAAGCGGCCGGCGCACGGTGCTGCGGGAATCGCAATTTATCGAGGAGCTTCGCTACCTCAAAGACGGACAGCCCAAGCCCTTCGAGGAGTGGCTGGTCGATGGATAA
- a CDS encoding zinc finger Ran-binding domain-containing protein: protein MAEEIFCTACNTTNDAFAQECVACGAELDTTGGYEFAEAPEVGTEEFELEAEMVADEQDEFSAGYGFAIEQTDASDDRAAHQFDANDDDALYELEVEAVGDDNDLYELEVDSAEDDNDLYELEVEATDAGDFDAPQDDLLAADGGMPLDAASDAEIFGEEEAPSDEVGYELTEQSEATAGDDVSVAAEEETPAELAAILNPPRVEREPILPLPTPGEYSDPASLRVFIDGNERGELAIDSACTVLGRAVASDDVEAYELEPSSNEFPFDGDIEDEPVFDLHEISEPSDSMELLAGRIEDEEDTFGAAESEGVDEPAEPVVAAVPAQDPDDLEEGPVIDLSQYASAANFALRHGYIFRQNKNYTLCVLSDMGTQLNDEMLELGSRRTLNHGDLIILGGEVGLQFRVPAN, encoded by the coding sequence ATGGCCGAAGAAATTTTTTGTACCGCCTGCAACACCACCAACGACGCATTCGCTCAAGAGTGCGTGGCCTGTGGCGCGGAGCTCGACACCACCGGCGGATATGAGTTCGCCGAAGCTCCCGAAGTTGGCACCGAAGAATTCGAGCTCGAGGCGGAGATGGTCGCCGACGAACAGGACGAATTCTCGGCGGGCTACGGATTCGCAATCGAACAGACCGACGCAAGCGACGACCGGGCCGCTCACCAGTTTGACGCGAACGACGACGATGCCCTCTACGAACTTGAGGTCGAGGCCGTTGGCGACGACAACGACCTCTACGAGCTTGAGGTCGACTCCGCCGAAGACGACAACGACCTCTACGAGCTTGAGGTCGAAGCGACCGACGCCGGAGATTTCGATGCCCCGCAAGACGATTTGCTCGCCGCCGACGGCGGGATGCCCCTCGACGCCGCCAGCGACGCTGAAATCTTCGGCGAAGAAGAAGCACCTTCGGATGAAGTCGGCTATGAACTGACCGAACAGAGCGAGGCCACCGCGGGCGACGACGTATCGGTCGCCGCCGAAGAAGAAACACCCGCGGAGCTCGCCGCGATTTTGAACCCACCGCGCGTCGAGCGCGAACCGATTCTCCCGCTGCCTACGCCAGGCGAATATAGCGACCCGGCGAGCCTTCGGGTTTTTATCGATGGCAATGAGCGCGGTGAGCTGGCGATTGACTCGGCCTGCACTGTCCTCGGTCGCGCCGTCGCCTCCGACGACGTCGAGGCGTATGAGCTCGAGCCGAGCTCAAACGAGTTCCCCTTCGACGGAGATATTGAGGACGAGCCGGTCTTTGACCTGCACGAAATCAGCGAGCCGAGCGACTCGATGGAACTGCTTGCGGGCCGCATCGAGGACGAAGAAGACACGTTTGGCGCGGCCGAGTCCGAAGGTGTGGATGAGCCCGCCGAACCCGTTGTCGCGGCTGTCCCAGCCCAGGACCCCGACGACCTGGAAGAAGGACCGGTCATTGACCTGAGCCAATACGCAAGCGCGGCGAACTTCGCGCTTCGCCATGGCTATATCTTCCGCCAGAACAAAAACTATACCCTCTGCGTGCTCTCCGATATGGGAACACAGCTCAACGATGAGATGCTCGAATTAGGCTCGCGCCGCACCCTGAATCACGGCGATTTAATCATTCTCGGCGGCGAGGTCGGCCTTCAGTTCCGAGTGCCGGCGAATTAG
- the dapA gene encoding 4-hydroxy-tetrahydrodipicolinate synthase: protein MQVRGAYTALITPFRNGEVDVKALRALVERQIAGGIHGLVPCGTTGESTTMSEAEQLLVIRTVVEAADGRVPIIAGTGSNNTKKTVEYTQKVSHIEGVDAALVVVPYYNKPDQEGLFRHFTQVADDGGLPVVLYNVPGRTVVSLTPETVARLAPHDNIVAIKEATGDIKFGTEVIAEANGYIDVLSGDDFTTFPLMACGGTGCISVVSNLDPAAMSQMCDAALNGDYKRARALHHKIQPLARTLFSAPNPMPTKTIASMLDWCAPEIRGPLYEASDAQRAAFGEALKNYKFEG, encoded by the coding sequence ATGCAAGTCCGCGGAGCCTATACGGCACTTATCACTCCATTTCGCAACGGTGAGGTCGACGTAAAAGCGCTCCGGGCGCTGGTCGAGCGCCAGATCGCCGGCGGCATCCACGGACTGGTCCCCTGCGGGACCACCGGCGAATCCACAACCATGAGCGAAGCCGAGCAATTGCTGGTCATTCGCACCGTCGTTGAGGCTGCGGACGGCCGCGTTCCGATCATCGCGGGCACCGGCTCGAACAATACAAAAAAGACGGTGGAATACACCCAGAAGGTCTCCCACATCGAAGGCGTCGACGCCGCGCTGGTGGTCGTCCCCTATTATAATAAGCCCGACCAGGAAGGACTCTTCCGCCACTTTACCCAGGTCGCCGACGACGGCGGTTTGCCGGTCGTGCTCTATAATGTGCCCGGGCGCACCGTCGTGTCGCTGACGCCCGAAACGGTCGCACGCCTCGCCCCCCACGACAATATCGTGGCGATTAAAGAGGCCACCGGCGATATCAAATTCGGCACCGAAGTCATCGCCGAGGCGAACGGCTACATCGACGTGCTCTCGGGCGACGACTTCACGACCTTCCCGTTGATGGCGTGTGGCGGAACCGGCTGCATCTCGGTGGTCTCCAACCTCGACCCGGCCGCGATGAGCCAGATGTGTGATGCCGCGCTTAACGGCGATTACAAACGCGCGCGCGCACTTCACCATAAGATCCAGCCGCTCGCCCGTACGCTGTTCTCCGCGCCGAATCCGATGCCCACCAAGACCATCGCCTCGATGCTCGACTGGTGCGCGCCCGAAATCCGGGGACCGCTCTACGAGGCATCCGACGCCCAGCGCGCAGCCTTTGGCGAAGCCCTTAAGAATTATAAATTCGAAGGATAA